Genomic window (Calditrichota bacterium):
CCCCGCAGCCGACGATGCAGCACTTGCCCCAACCGCGCGCGACCAGGGCAGCGTGGCTGGTCATACCGCCCTTTGCGGTCAAAATCCCCTCGGCCGCGTGCATGCCGTGGACATCCTCAGGGGTGGTCTCTTGCCGGACAAGGATGACTTTCTTCTTGTCCTTGGCAAGTCGTTCAGCATCGTCGGCGGTGAAGACAATCTGTCCGGTGGCCCCACCCGGGCCTGCGGGCAGACCCGTGGCCAACACCTGCGCGTGCCGCTCCTTGATGGGGTCCACCATCGGGTGCAGGAGCTCATCCAGTTGCGATGGCTTGACGCGCATAATGGCCTCCTTCTTGTCGATGAGGCCTTCGTTGCACATGTCCACCGCCATGCGCACTGCCGCCTGGCCGTTTCTCTTGCCCACGCGCGTTTGCAGCATCCAGAGGCGCCCTTCCTGGATCGTGAACTCGATGTCCTGCATGTCACGGTAATGCTTCTCGAGGGTGTTGCGGATGCCCACCAGCTGCTCATAGAGCTCCGGCATCATCTCCTCGAGGCTGGGGAGGTGTTTGTTCTCCTGGGTCTTGTTCGCCTTGTTCAGGGGGTAGGGGGTGCGGATGCCGGCCACCACGTCCTCGCCCTGGGCGTTGACCAACCACTCACCGTAGAATTCGTTTTCGCCCGTGGCCGGGTTCCTGGTGAAGGCCACGCCGGTTGCCGAGCGCTCGCCCATGTTGCCAAAGACCATGCTCTGCACATTCACCGCCGTGCCCCAATCATCAGGAATGCCCTCGATGCGCCGGTAGGAGACTGCCCGCTTACCGGTCCAGGACTGGAACACCGCGCCAATTCCTCCCCAAAGCTGCTCCATAGGGTCATCCGGGAAGGGCCGGCCCAGCACCTGCTGGACTTTCTTCTTGAAAATCTCGACCAGCTGCTTGAGGTCCTCGGCGGTCAGTTCGGTATCCAACTTCACGCCGCGCTTCTTCTTGAGCTTGTCCATCTCATGCTCAAGCTGTTGGCGCACCGCTTTGCCTTCCTTTGGTTCGATGCCTGCCGCCTTCTCCATCACCACGTCGGCATACATCATGATCAGTCGCCGGTAGGCATCATAGGCAAAGCGCTCATTTTGCGTCTTGGCGATCAGCCCCTTGATGGTAGTGGAGGTCAAGCCGATGTTGAGCACGGTCTCCATCATGCCCGGCATCGAGCTCCTTGCGCCTGAGCGAACGGAGACGAGCAGAGGATTCTCCGGGTCGCCAAAACGGCTCCCCATGAGCTGCTCCGTTCGCCGCAGAGCCGCCTCCACCTGTTCTTTCAGGCCAGCGGGATATTTCTTGCCGTTGGCATAGTAGTAGGTGCAGACCTCAGTGGTGATGGTGAATCCTGGAGGCACAGGGAGGTTCAAGCGGCACATTTCTGCTAGGTTCGCTCCCTTGCCGCCAAGGAGTTCCTTCATGTTCGCATCGCCTTCCGCCTGACCCTGGGCGAAGAAATAGACATACTTCTTCTCTGCCATCGAAAAAATCCTCCTCGAATGATGCTACTGCGCTATCTGCTATACGGCGCGGCTACCCACGCCGAGGGCTTCACCGTGCCTGTGGACACAACCGCCTTCTTGCCTGCGTTCTCGAGCGTGCAAATCGACTGCCCGCTCACCCCCCAACCGTAGTCTTCTTGCCGAGTATGGAGCCATACTGGAGCGGATTGCTGAGGACTTCTACTGCCTTCTGCACGACCTCATCGTCGTCCAAGACCGCGCTAATGCCTGCCGCGGTACCCCACAGCTTGGTGATAACCTCCCTCTCCAGCGACTGTCTAATGTAGCCAAGGCTCTCCTCGAA
Coding sequences:
- a CDS encoding pyruvate, phosphate dikinase — translated: MAEKKYVYFFAQGQAEGDANMKELLGGKGANLAEMCRLNLPVPPGFTITTEVCTYYYANGKKYPAGLKEQVEAALRRTEQLMGSRFGDPENPLLVSVRSGARSSMPGMMETVLNIGLTSTTIKGLIAKTQNERFAYDAYRRLIMMYADVVMEKAAGIEPKEGKAVRQQLEHEMDKLKKKRGVKLDTELTAEDLKQLVEIFKKKVQQVLGRPFPDDPMEQLWGGIGAVFQSWTGKRAVSYRRIEGIPDDWGTAVNVQSMVFGNMGERSATGVAFTRNPATGENEFYGEWLVNAQGEDVVAGIRTPYPLNKANKTQENKHLPSLEEMMPELYEQLVGIRNTLEKHYRDMQDIEFTIQEGRLWMLQTRVGKRNGQAAVRMAVDMCNEGLIDKKEAIMRVKPSQLDELLHPMVDPIKERHAQVLATGLPAGPGGATGQIVFTADDAERLAKDKKKVILVRQETTPEDVHGMHAAEGILTAKGGMTSHAALVARGWGKCCIVGCGALEIDPVGKKLSVNGKLFKQGDWLTLNGTAGRVYAGQLPLVKPDLEHNQAYLQLMKWADEIRSLGVRTNADRPADATQARAFGAEGIGLCRTEHMFFDPKRILAMRQMILAETEKERRKALAKLLPYQKKDFLGILRAMQGLPVTIRLLDPPLHEFINLTKKQIKELADQLQVPAKKIEARIASLHEMNPMLGHRGCRLGIAYPEITEMQARAIFEAAAELTKEGVQVYPEVMVPLVGTVKEFQHQEKIIRKVAEEVMNKYQVKFHYLVGTMIEIPRACLTADEIARSAEFFSFGTNDLTQTTFGFSRDDVGGFLPTYLEEGILPEDPFQTLDQTGVGQLVEMGVQKGRAARPNLKVGICGEHGGDPASIEFCHRVGLDYVSCSPFRVPIARLAAARAAVRFGPAKRAK